In Mixophyes fleayi isolate aMixFle1 chromosome 4, aMixFle1.hap1, whole genome shotgun sequence, the following proteins share a genomic window:
- the LOC142149550 gene encoding extracellular calcium-sensing receptor-like yields MLSLRKPQNYSGETRQQLLQITNKRPKSVLSPRIDFMRAFDLMLDPSIGSAKPFGSSFKEGKITMVRVNFCPKTKDLFLLDMYQQFQAMRFALEEINGRLDVLPNITLGFIAFDSCAALRKELEGTLWMLTGQIQPIPNYCCQEKTPLAAVLGHTMSSSSILMARVLGLYRYPQISHFSTSSLLSDRTQFPSFFRTVPSDAFQSKGLAQLMLHFAWTWVGLVALGSDYGQQGIQDIKEEILKARACVAFTELIVANSVDRNIPYLVKVIKESTAKVVLVFANDLYFALLLDEMLRQKVTGKIFVASEAWSTSTFLKVDKYSTILSGSIGLAFYSSTIPGFEDFVKLIRPHSLNHSEISLNEIFWEKMFGCRFPKQMSPQTGLNSTKLCTGFEDLSDVDNVYTDVSSLRGSFSIYTSVQVIAKAFHDMTTCSEGKGPFHCASCANLQNFQPWQVLKYYIQNAQVKLNNGRKIFFDKNGDLPAVYDIVNWQLGADGIMKIVKVGSYDTAATNGNIFTINISAIMWPSGTDQVPTSVCSESCPPGFRRVVRRGEPVCCFQCVLCPYGEISNKTDSDDCYKCPWNLWPSTQKTKCIPKTIEFLSYEGALGSSLTVTAVISSMITVFILCLFFHYRSTPIVKANNYILSCLLLVSISLCFMCSLNLIGYPQAEKCLLRQTVFGMVFAICISIILAKTTMVVFAFMAIKPDSRLRKWTSPKVSYMIIFLCSFIQLLICVMWLALSPPFPEYNTQTEPGIIIAQCNEGSPFAFWCMLGYLGLLSLISFIVAFLARRLPDSFNEAKFITFSLLAFLSVWFSFIPATLSARGQYVIAMEVFAILSSSWALVICMFLPKCFILLFHPNVNFKENLMSNGREGIK; encoded by the exons ATGTTATCTTTGAGGAAGCCACAAAACTACTCTGGAGAAACACGTCAGCAGCTCCTGCAGATTACTAATAAGAGACCCAAGAGTGTTCTGTCTCCCCGGATTGACTTTATGAGAGCTTTTGATCTTATGTTGGACCCAAGCATCGGTTCTGCAAAACCGTTTGGATCGAGTTTCAAGGAGGGTAAGATCACCATGGTGAGAGTGAATTTTTGCCCAAAAACTAAAGATTT GTTCCTACTTGATATGTACCAGCAGTTCCAGGCCATGAGGTTTGCCCTAGAGGAGATCAATGGACGTTTGGACGTTCTACCAAACATTACATTGGGCTTTATTGCTTTTGACTCTTGTGCTGCTCTGCGGAAAGAACTGGAGGGAACCCTATGGATGTTGACGGGTCAGATCCAGCCAATACCCAATTATTGTTGCCAGGAAAAAACACCTTTGGCAGCTGTCCTTGGACACACAATGTCGTCATCCTCCATTCTGATGGCTCGTGTGCTGGGATTGTACAGATATCCACAG ATAAGTCATTTCTCTACTAGCTCCTTGCTGAGTGACCGAACCCAGTTCCCCTCCTTCTTCAGGACAGTTCCCAGTGACGCTTTTCAGTCCAAGGGCTTGGCCCAGCTGATGCTACATTTTGCATGGACATGGGTGGGTCTCGTTGCACTGGGAAGTGACTATGGACAGCAGGGTATTCAAGACATTAAGGAAGAGATTCTCAAGGCTAGAGCTTGTGTGGCCTTCACAGAGTTAATTGTGGCTAATAGTGTAGATAGAAATATCCCTTATCTCGTTAAAGTCATAAAGGAGTCAACAGCGAAGGTCGTGCTTGTTTTTGCTAATGACCTGTACTTTGCTCTACTTTTGGATGAGATGTTGAGACAGAAAGTTACTGGGAAGATCTTTGTGGCCAGTGAAGCCTGGTCTACTTCAACTTTTTTAAAAGTGGATAAATACTCTACGATACTGTCAGGTTCTATTGGCTTGGCCTTCTACAGCTCAACCATTCCAGGGTTTGAAGACTTTGTGAAACTTATCCGTCCTCATTCTCTTAATCATTCAGAGATAAGCTTGAATGAGATATTCTGGGAAAAAATGTTTGGGTGCAGATTCCCCAAACAGATGAGTCCTCAAACAGGACTTAATTCAACCAAGTTGTGTACAGGATTTGAGGACCTCTCTGATGTTGACAATGTCTACACTGATGTATCCAGTTTAAGAGGTTCTTTTAGTATCTACACTTCTGTTCAAGTCATTGCCAAAGCTTTTCATGACATGACCACCTGTTCGGAAGGAAAAGGACCTTTCCACTGCGCGAGTTGTGCGAACTTACAGAACTTCCAACCTTGGCAGGTG CTAAAATACTACATCCAGAATGCACAAGTAAAGTTGAACAATGGGAGAAAGATCTTCTTTGATAAAAATGGAGATCTGCCAGCAGTGTATGATATTGTTAACTGGCAGCTTGGAGCTGATGGGATAATGAAGATAGTCAAGGTGGGAAGCTATGATACAGCAGCCACTAATGGAAACATCTTCACAATTAATATAAGTGCAATCATGTGGCCTTCAGGAACAGATCAG gttccaacATCTGTCTGTAGTGAGAGTTGTCCTCCAGGATTCAGAAGGGTCGTGAGACGAGGAGAACCTGTCTGTTGCTTCCAGTGTGTCCTGTGTCCCTATGGGGAAATCTCCAATAAAACAG ACTCAGACGATTGCTACAAATGTCCATGGAACCTGTGGCCCAGTACTCAGAAGACCAAATGCATCCCAAAGACAATTGAGTTCCTCTCATATGAAGGAGCATTAGGCAGTTCCCTGACTGTTACTGCTGTCATCTCTTCCATGATCACAGTTTTCATCTTGTGTCTTTTCTTTCACTACAGGAGTACTCCAATAGTTAAAgcaaacaattacattttaagtTGCCTTCTTCTGGTGTCTATATCTCTGTGTTTCATGTGCTCTTTAAATTTAATTGGCTACCCCCAAGCTGAGAAATGTCTATTGAGGCAAACAGTATTTGGCATGGTCTTCGCaatatgtatatctataattTTGGCCAAAACCACAATGGTTGTATTTGCATTCATGGCTATCAAACCTGATAGCAGACTCAGGAAATGGACAAGTCCTAAGGTGTCCTACATGATAATATTTCTGTGCTCATTTATACAATTGTTGATATGTGTTATGTGGCTGGCTCTCTCCCCTCCATTTCCAGAATACAACACCCAAACTGAACCTGGAATCATCATAGCTCAGTGTAACGAGGGTTCACCTTTTGCCTTCTGGTGCATGTTGGGATATCTTGGTTTGCTGTCATTGATAAGTTTCATTGTTGCCTTCTTAGCAAGAAGACTTCCTGACAGTTTCAATGAGGCCAAGTTCATCACTTTTAGCTTGCTGGCCTTCCTCAGTGTCTGGTTTTCCTTCATCCCAGCAACTCTTAGTGCTCGGGGCCAATATGTTATAGCCATGGAAGTGTTTGCAATCTTATCTTCAAGTTGGGCCCTTGTGATCTGTATGTTTCTCCCTAAATGTTTCATCCTATTGTTCCACCCCAATGTAAACTTCAAGGAGAATCTAATGAGCAATGGTAGAGAAGGAATAAAATGA